Proteins encoded by one window of Desulfurococcus sp.:
- a CDS encoding metallophosphoesterase, producing MKKASIIVILVLLLPLYSYTVIPQAADTSTLPSITSGIGEIITANIGPIVPAIVAPGDSYTIKLREEFSSLNINSAYMWTVKPEGGSLTVYNYTLSITSIEPGLYSIAIPPEAEEGLYDLVLVADTGEHVVPRSIWVVKSWPSTLRFVENTDLHFITGQPDSFTGDINRFAALTIDNLLSPFFILWLGDQADNAATNEYMMVSAYRYSYTYNIPILGIAGNHDYTAGGTPYTKYLGPTEWYRVIAGKLLIIGLWSLEQGYPPWESLVFAEKVLQEYKSIPYKMILVHHPPFYYQGELYTWYNDTEVLKPYVPGGPSTPVSRYWSANMTALRYFLKLLEDYNVTMVLSGHTHRDFFTKYVSTRTNTTTLLLTFTTSAHGSASYDGLSLMEFNLETGQLEFPLKPPTFTGFKNSTRALALNSIPIGIYPVNNNLGWSNLTFTFMNVIYSKGAYVFRFENNNLSWINFTGRLLWSLPWNGSTIGFKKLGESNGASIEVLDYKIIAGRLFILLDLNLPFKGSVSFAIYSMIDQNPPEVTLRKIVPEKPKVNKTTTIYIDIRDDSWGLNPYTLKVRLGDTVIAYSTMPMDNTYTMTPSTYTEQFNSVSLIVSVKATSNTTSTLPLIVEVSDNAGNTASYSFNITFEAPVTPTPSPSPSPTTTPLPSPTLTTTTTPSPTPTPTPTPTPTTTTPSPTTTPTPTTTETTTSPQTVESPTPSPTPTQTTISSPFPSPTSTPVESKPETPSQGIGITQEMIIAVALLLAVIAVVLALWRAR from the coding sequence GTGAAGAAGGCTAGTATTATAGTCATTCTCGTACTACTCCTACCACTATACTCGTATACAGTGATTCCACAAGCAGCAGATACATCAACTCTTCCATCGATTACTAGCGGGATAGGCGAGATCATCACAGCTAACATAGGGCCTATAGTTCCAGCAATAGTTGCTCCAGGAGACAGCTACACAATTAAGTTGAGAGAGGAATTCAGCTCGCTGAACATTAATTCAGCTTATATGTGGACTGTGAAGCCTGAAGGCGGTAGCCTCACAGTATACAATTATACTCTAAGCATTACTAGCATCGAGCCTGGATTATACTCTATAGCTATCCCACCTGAAGCTGAAGAAGGCTTATATGATCTAGTACTAGTAGCTGATACAGGAGAACACGTGGTTCCGAGGTCTATATGGGTTGTCAAGTCATGGCCCAGTACTCTTAGATTCGTTGAGAACACTGATCTACACTTTATTACAGGACAGCCGGATTCATTCACGGGAGATATAAACCGCTTCGCAGCCCTCACAATAGATAACTTGCTCTCCCCGTTCTTCATACTATGGCTTGGTGATCAAGCTGATAATGCTGCAACCAACGAGTACATGATGGTGTCAGCATACAGGTACTCGTATACCTACAACATACCAATACTAGGCATAGCCGGCAACCATGATTACACTGCTGGCGGCACACCATATACTAAGTATCTAGGCCCAACTGAATGGTATAGAGTGATAGCAGGTAAGCTACTTATCATAGGACTCTGGTCGCTTGAGCAGGGCTATCCACCATGGGAGAGCCTGGTTTTCGCTGAGAAAGTACTCCAGGAGTATAAGAGTATACCATACAAGATGATACTAGTTCACCACCCACCCTTCTACTATCAGGGTGAACTGTACACATGGTATAATGACACAGAGGTATTGAAACCCTACGTACCGGGAGGACCCTCTACTCCGGTAAGCCGCTACTGGTCTGCTAATATGACTGCACTCAGATACTTCCTGAAGCTCCTGGAAGACTATAACGTCACCATGGTTCTATCAGGCCACACGCACAGGGATTTCTTCACTAAGTATGTTAGTACTAGAACAAACACTACAACACTACTCCTCACGTTTACCACAAGTGCTCATGGATCAGCATCATACGACGGATTAAGCCTTATGGAGTTCAACCTGGAGACAGGGCAACTAGAGTTCCCGTTAAAGCCTCCAACCTTCACTGGATTCAAGAACTCTACTAGAGCACTAGCATTAAATAGCATTCCAATAGGCATATACCCAGTAAATAATAACTTAGGGTGGAGTAATCTCACCTTCACCTTCATGAATGTTATATACTCAAAGGGCGCATACGTGTTTAGATTCGAGAACAACAATCTCTCCTGGATCAACTTCACAGGACGCCTCCTCTGGAGCCTCCCGTGGAATGGCAGTACTATAGGCTTCAAGAAGCTCGGTGAATCCAATGGAGCTTCGATTGAAGTATTAGACTACAAGATTATAGCTGGAAGACTCTTCATACTACTTGACTTAAACCTTCCATTCAAGGGTAGTGTGAGCTTCGCTATATACAGCATGATAGACCAGAACCCCCCTGAGGTAACACTTAGAAAGATTGTTCCAGAGAAGCCAAAAGTTAACAAGACTACTACAATATACATTGATATACGTGATGACTCGTGGGGCTTGAACCCGTATACCCTGAAAGTGCGGTTAGGTGACACAGTAATAGCATATAGTACTATGCCCATGGATAACACTTACACTATGACTCCCTCAACCTACACAGAGCAGTTCAATAGCGTGAGCCTAATAGTATCTGTTAAGGCTACTTCTAATACAACATCAACCCTCCCACTTATAGTAGAAGTATCCGATAACGCCGGCAACACCGCTAGCTACTCATTCAACATCACGTTTGAAGCACCAGTAACTCCAACACCGTCTCCTTCTCCATCTCCTACTACGACTCCACTGCCTTCACCAACATTAACTACAACTACAACACCTTCACCAACACCTACTCCAACTCCCACTCCAACACCCACAACAACTACACCCTCACCAACAACCACACCCACACCAACCACCACTGAAACAACAACAAGCCCACAGACTGTTGAATCTCCAACTCCCTCGCCAACACCCACGCAGACCACTATATCATCTCCCTTCCCATCTCCGACATCCACGCCAGTGGAGTCTAAACCTGAGACTCCATCACAGGGTATAGGTATCACGCAGGAAATGATAATTGCAGTAGCGCTTCTACTCGCTGTTATAGCAGTAGTTCTAGCCTTGTGGAGGGCTAGGTAG